In one Jeotgalibacillus haloalkalitolerans genomic region, the following are encoded:
- a CDS encoding tyrosine-type recombinase/integrase codes for MKNINAHAIRRAYAKNLLSKGASVALISKALGHSDLSVTTQYLDLSVEEVVTNLRAYI; via the coding sequence TTGAAAAATATAAATGCTCATGCCATCAGAAGAGCATATGCTAAAAATTTGTTAAGTAAAGGAGCAAGTGTTGCCTTAATTAGTAAAGCTTTGGGACATTCAGATTTATCAGTTACAACACAATATCTTGATTTGAGTGTGGAGGAAGTGGTTACTAATCTGAGAGCATACATTTAA
- a CDS encoding alpha/beta hydrolase, with the protein MKLNLPKPFTFEGGKRAVLLLHGFTGNSSDVRMLGRFLEKNGYTSHAPHYKGHGVPPEELVETGPEDWWKDVEAGYEHLKNLGYEEIAVAGLSLGGVFSLKLGYTAPVKGIVTMCAPMYIKSEEVMYKGVLEYAREFKKYEKKDEDQIEAEMKEFEKTPMNTLKALQELIGDVRNSVDMIYTPTFVVQGRHDHMINTDSANIIFEGIETDQKKLKWYEESGHVITLDKEKEQLHEDVLAFLDSLDWSVEK; encoded by the coding sequence ATGAAATTAAATTTACCAAAACCATTTACATTTGAAGGCGGGAAGCGTGCAGTATTATTACTACACGGGTTTACAGGTAATTCTTCTGACGTCAGAATGCTTGGCCGCTTTTTAGAGAAGAACGGATATACATCACATGCGCCTCACTATAAAGGGCATGGTGTGCCGCCTGAGGAGCTAGTTGAGACTGGACCTGAGGACTGGTGGAAGGATGTTGAAGCAGGCTATGAGCACCTGAAGAATCTGGGCTATGAGGAGATTGCCGTTGCAGGGCTTTCACTTGGTGGTGTATTTTCACTGAAGTTAGGTTACACTGCTCCTGTAAAGGGTATCGTGACAATGTGTGCGCCGATGTACATTAAGAGTGAAGAAGTGATGTACAAAGGAGTTTTAGAGTACGCCCGCGAATTTAAGAAATATGAGAAAAAAGATGAAGATCAGATTGAAGCTGAAATGAAGGAATTTGAAAAGACACCAATGAACACGCTGAAGGCACTTCAGGAACTGATTGGTGATGTGAGAAATTCTGTTGACATGATCTATACGCCAACTTTTGTTGTGCAGGGAAGACATGATCACATGATTAATACAGATTCAGCAAATATTATCTTTGAAGGCATTGAAACTGATCAGAAGAAGCTGAAATGGTATGAGGAGTCAGGCCACGTGATTACGCTTGATAAAGAGAAGGAACAGCTGCATGAGGATGTGCTGGCATTTCTTGATTCCCTTGACTGGTCAGTTGAAAAATAA
- a CDS encoding ATP-binding cassette domain-containing protein, with the protein MNGTIHVENIEKTFKGDVKAVRGVSFDVAEGEFFAFLGPNGAGKSTTVQLLTTLLKPTAGKLEVAGYDVSKDPEKVRLSIGVALQETGIDPDLKGRELLEFQARLFGFSKKEAKKRAEELLELVGLTDDADRLSGKYSGGMRRRLDLAMTLVHQPKILFLDEPTTGLDPANRKAIWREIKRLNKEEGTTIFLTTQYLEEADQLADRISIINKGQIVATGTPAELKRTLGLDAIVLQFEEEEEAISAHEAVASPEYQTERVKNDVTILAENGTSILADVIRKLDERNLHPAQLNVKPPSLDDVFIQVTNEQKDGGLNE; encoded by the coding sequence ATGAACGGTACAATCCATGTTGAGAATATTGAAAAGACATTTAAAGGCGATGTTAAAGCTGTAAGAGGCGTATCTTTTGATGTGGCTGAAGGTGAGTTTTTTGCGTTTTTAGGTCCTAACGGAGCGGGCAAATCCACGACGGTCCAGCTGCTCACTACACTTTTAAAGCCGACAGCAGGAAAGCTTGAAGTCGCAGGATATGATGTCAGTAAAGATCCTGAGAAAGTCAGGCTGTCAATTGGTGTTGCTCTGCAGGAAACCGGCATTGATCCTGATTTAAAAGGACGGGAGCTGCTTGAGTTCCAGGCAAGACTGTTCGGTTTTTCAAAAAAAGAAGCGAAGAAGCGGGCTGAAGAACTGCTTGAGCTCGTCGGACTGACTGACGATGCTGACCGTCTGAGCGGAAAGTATTCAGGAGGGATGAGAAGAAGGCTCGACCTTGCGATGACACTTGTCCACCAGCCGAAAATTCTGTTTCTTGATGAGCCGACAACCGGCCTTGACCCTGCTAACCGGAAGGCAATCTGGCGTGAAATCAAACGCCTGAATAAAGAAGAAGGCACGACGATTTTTCTGACAACACAATACCTAGAAGAAGCGGACCAGCTGGCTGACCGCATTTCCATTATTAATAAGGGGCAGATTGTGGCAACCGGTACACCTGCTGAACTGAAACGGACACTTGGTCTTGATGCAATTGTCCTTCAATTTGAAGAAGAGGAAGAAGCAATCAGTGCTCATGAGGCAGTTGCTTCCCCTGAGTATCAAACGGAGCGCGTGAAAAACGATGTGACAATCCTTGCTGAAAATGGCACATCTATATTAGCGGATGTGATCAGAAAGCTTGATGAACGGAACCTGCATCCTGCACAGCTTAATGTAAAGCCCCCTTCTCTTGATGATGTATTTATCCAGGTGACAAATGAACAGAAGGATGGTGGGCTGAATGAATAA
- a CDS encoding tyrosine-type recombinase/integrase, which produces MERNRKHGVFAVKEKSTDLLLTINESAKSTDQLIDEALKAIYKQMKVEGIRDRTIQTYEYAFQQMVKFSKIKYTKELNQNVIYDYLGSIEVSPQTKLIRLKSIKALLSRFFNNGFLKERFWSGIKIKIDKEFKKGADISDIEKLLSLIDKSSFIGFRDSVAILTLLKTGIRIKTLGLLEAKHIDYKNKCLLLDGSILKSHNQLKLPIDDQLLDMLRALIDVSSGIKGYYDIEHSFVFITQNGLPISKPNPLIARFQNS; this is translated from the coding sequence ATGGAAAGAAATAGAAAACACGGTGTTTTTGCAGTGAAAGAGAAATCTACAGACCTACTTTTAACCATTAACGAAAGTGCTAAATCCACAGATCAGCTAATTGATGAAGCTCTTAAAGCTATCTATAAACAAATGAAAGTAGAGGGCATTAGGGACAGAACTATTCAAACTTATGAATATGCATTTCAACAAATGGTTAAATTCTCTAAAATCAAGTATACAAAAGAACTTAACCAAAATGTTATTTACGATTATCTTGGCAGTATAGAAGTCTCACCTCAAACAAAACTAATAAGGTTAAAGTCAATTAAAGCTCTTCTAAGCAGGTTCTTCAACAATGGCTTTTTAAAAGAACGTTTTTGGAGCGGGATTAAGATAAAAATCGACAAAGAATTTAAGAAGGGAGCTGACATAAGCGATATAGAGAAACTTTTATCATTAATTGATAAGTCATCTTTTATAGGCTTTCGAGATAGTGTAGCGATATTAACATTGTTAAAAACAGGTATTAGAATAAAAACATTAGGTCTTTTAGAAGCTAAGCATATTGATTATAAAAATAAATGCTTACTATTAGATGGATCTATCTTAAAAAGCCATAATCAATTAAAATTACCAATTGATGATCAATTATTAGACATGTTAAGAGCTTTGATTGATGTTAGCTCCGGAATTAAAGGTTATTACGATATTGAACATTCGTTTGTCTTTATAACTCAAAATGGTTTGCCTATTTCAAAACCAAATCCTCTAATTGCGCGATTTCAAAACAGTTGA
- a CDS encoding ABC transporter permease translates to MNKQQGNFFSDTLVMTKRSIVTILRNPLIFIPNLAISMFFLFVYEAGLSGIANLPAFEGANYLAFILPVSIVSAAIGGAGGAGQALVKDLDNGFFSRLLLTPSSRLAIVLGPIIAGMLQLVIQAGLIICVGFILGLEVAGGAMGVVVVLLLTLGWGLAFAGYSVGVALRAKNAQSAQAGTFIFFPLIFLSTTFVPYELIDAAWLKVAASINPVTYLFEAMRTVLIDGFTDTWPIVLGFLVIAGLCAITITFSAVSAKKAVSTD, encoded by the coding sequence ATGAATAAGCAGCAGGGTAACTTTTTCTCAGATACACTTGTTATGACAAAACGGAGTATTGTGACGATCCTTAGAAACCCGCTGATTTTTATACCGAACCTAGCAATCAGTATGTTTTTTCTATTTGTATATGAAGCGGGGCTGAGCGGTATCGCGAACCTGCCTGCATTTGAAGGAGCAAACTACCTGGCATTTATCCTTCCTGTATCCATTGTTTCTGCAGCAATCGGCGGAGCCGGTGGTGCCGGGCAGGCGCTCGTGAAGGATCTGGATAATGGATTTTTCTCCAGGCTGCTTTTGACACCAAGTTCGCGGCTCGCGATTGTACTTGGACCGATTATTGCCGGTATGCTTCAGCTTGTGATTCAGGCAGGACTCATTATTTGTGTGGGCTTTATTTTAGGACTGGAGGTTGCCGGCGGTGCAATGGGAGTAGTTGTCGTCTTATTATTAACACTTGGCTGGGGCCTTGCATTTGCGGGATATTCCGTGGGAGTCGCGCTTCGTGCTAAAAACGCACAGTCAGCGCAGGCAGGAACATTTATCTTCTTCCCGCTGATTTTCCTCAGCACAACCTTTGTGCCTTATGAACTCATTGATGCTGCGTGGTTAAAAGTAGCAGCTTCAATTAACCCGGTTACTTATTTATTTGAAGCCATGCGAACAGTGCTGATTGACGGTTTTACGGATACCTGGCCAATCGTATTAGGGTTCCTGGTAATTGCGGGACTTTGTGCGATTACGATCACCTTCTCGGCTGTATCAGCTAAAAAAGCAGTGAGTACGGATTAA
- the rnr gene encoding ribonuclease R, producing MEESVMKMKDRLLTFMREEAYKPLTVQELEESFGIHDSADFKDLVKSLVILEEKGEIVRTRSNRYGLPEKMNLVRGTLSGHAKGFAFLIPDEPGRNDIFIPPNESAHAMHGDKVMVRVSRESRGDREEGTVVRILERGTKQVVGTYTESKNFGFVMPDDKKMTSDIFVPKNASKGAVEGHKVIVEITAYPDGRNSAEGEVIQILGHKNDPGVDILSIIHKHGITIEFPDEVIQQANDVPDEIDPADLKDRRDLRDVTTVTIDGADAKDLDDAISLTRLDNGNYKLGVHIADVSHYVTEGSPIDEEAYERGTSVYLVDRVIPMIPHRLSNGICSLNPKVDRLTLSCEMEIDQNGGVIKHDIFQSVIRTNERMTYSDVNKILVDEDEALIEKYEPLVPMFREMEKLAAILRGKRFGRGAIDFDFKEAKVLVDEDGNPTEIGIRERSVGEKLIEEFMLAANETVAEHFHWMNLPFIYRIHEDPKAEKLERFFEFITNFGITVKGTGNEVHPRALQEIIDDIQGTPEEMVISTMMLRSMQQAKYDENSLGHFGLATDFYTHFTSPIRRYPDLIVHRLIRTYLINKKVDEKTQKRWAEQLPEIAAHTSGRERRAVDAERETDELKKAEYMMDKIGEEFDGVISSVTNFGIFVELSNTIEGLVHVSYMTDDYYRFDERHMAMIGERTGNVFRIGDEISICVVNVNKDERAIDFEIVGMKGTPRVRRETARVVDSRGRGRDRDKDTGRNRKKKRKRDDGGKGDKKKFYKGAPKNKNKKKKRK from the coding sequence ATGGAAGAATCGGTGATGAAAATGAAAGACAGACTGCTCACGTTTATGCGGGAGGAAGCCTATAAACCGCTGACTGTGCAGGAACTGGAGGAATCGTTCGGGATTCATGATTCTGCAGATTTCAAGGACCTTGTAAAATCCCTTGTGATTTTAGAGGAAAAAGGTGAGATCGTCAGAACGAGAAGTAACCGTTACGGACTTCCTGAAAAGATGAACCTGGTACGCGGCACGCTGTCAGGGCACGCGAAAGGATTTGCGTTTCTGATTCCGGATGAGCCGGGCAGAAATGATATCTTTATTCCGCCGAATGAATCTGCACACGCCATGCACGGAGACAAAGTAATGGTCCGTGTATCACGTGAATCAAGAGGAGACCGTGAAGAAGGTACAGTTGTCCGTATTCTTGAGCGCGGGACGAAGCAGGTTGTCGGTACGTATACAGAAAGTAAAAACTTCGGATTTGTGATGCCGGATGATAAGAAAATGACCAGCGATATTTTTGTTCCGAAAAATGCGAGCAAAGGTGCAGTGGAAGGTCATAAAGTCATTGTTGAAATCACAGCTTATCCGGATGGCCGTAATAGTGCTGAAGGTGAAGTGATCCAGATTCTCGGTCATAAAAATGATCCTGGTGTGGATATTTTATCAATTATTCATAAGCACGGCATTACAATTGAATTTCCTGATGAAGTGATTCAGCAGGCGAATGACGTACCTGATGAGATTGATCCGGCAGATCTGAAAGACCGCCGTGATCTGCGTGACGTCACTACAGTTACGATTGACGGAGCGGATGCAAAGGATCTGGATGATGCGATTTCACTCACAAGACTGGATAACGGAAACTATAAGCTTGGCGTTCATATTGCGGACGTCAGTCATTATGTAACGGAAGGCTCGCCAATTGACGAGGAAGCTTATGAGCGCGGGACCAGTGTCTACCTTGTAGACCGTGTAATTCCAATGATTCCGCACCGTCTGTCAAATGGGATCTGCTCACTGAATCCGAAAGTGGACCGCCTGACGCTCTCATGTGAAATGGAGATTGATCAAAACGGCGGCGTCATTAAACACGACATTTTCCAGAGTGTGATCCGGACAAATGAGCGAATGACGTATTCAGATGTGAATAAGATTCTCGTTGATGAAGACGAAGCGCTGATTGAAAAGTATGAACCGCTCGTACCAATGTTCCGTGAGATGGAAAAGCTTGCGGCAATTCTGCGCGGGAAACGTTTTGGCCGCGGTGCGATTGACTTTGATTTTAAAGAAGCAAAAGTACTGGTGGATGAAGACGGAAACCCGACTGAAATCGGAATCCGTGAGCGCTCTGTCGGTGAAAAGCTGATTGAAGAATTTATGCTTGCGGCAAACGAAACAGTCGCTGAGCATTTCCACTGGATGAACCTGCCGTTTATTTACCGTATTCACGAGGATCCAAAGGCTGAAAAGCTGGAGCGCTTCTTCGAGTTCATTACGAACTTCGGTATTACGGTAAAAGGAACAGGCAATGAAGTGCATCCAAGAGCGCTGCAGGAAATCATTGATGATATTCAGGGAACACCTGAAGAAATGGTGATTTCAACGATGATGCTGCGTTCCATGCAGCAGGCGAAATATGATGAAAACAGTCTGGGTCACTTTGGACTCGCGACTGACTTTTATACACATTTCACCTCACCGATCAGACGTTATCCTGATCTGATTGTCCACCGTTTAATCAGAACGTATCTGATAAATAAAAAGGTGGATGAAAAGACGCAGAAGCGCTGGGCTGAACAGCTCCCTGAAATTGCTGCTCACACATCAGGACGTGAGAGACGCGCAGTGGATGCTGAGCGTGAAACAGACGAGCTGAAAAAAGCTGAATATATGATGGACAAGATTGGTGAAGAATTTGACGGCGTCATTTCTTCCGTAACGAACTTCGGTATATTTGTGGAATTGTCCAATACAATCGAAGGTCTTGTACACGTCAGCTATATGACAGATGACTACTACCGCTTTGATGAGCGTCATATGGCGATGATTGGGGAACGTACAGGAAATGTTTTCAGAATCGGTGATGAAATCTCAATCTGTGTTGTAAACGTCAATAAAGACGAGCGCGCAATTGATTTTGAAATTGTCGGTATGAAAGGCACGCCAAGAGTCCGCAGAGAAACTGCACGTGTCGTTGACAGCCGCGGCCGGGGACGTGACCGTGATAAAGACACCGGACGGAACCGTAAGAAAAAGCGTAAACGTGATGACGGCGGCAAGGGAGATAAGAAGAAATTTTATAAAGGTGCTCCGAAAAATAAGAATAAAAAGAAGAAGAGAAAGTAA
- the smpB gene encoding SsrA-binding protein SmpB, with protein sequence MPKGEGKLLAQNKKARHDYFIEETFEAGIVLQGTEIKSIRRGRVNLKDSFARISNGEVFLNNAHISPYEEGNRYNHDPLRERKLLLHKQQINKLIGLTKQQGYSIVPLKLYIKDGYAKVLIGLGKGKKKYDKRETLKKKDAKREVARALKERQR encoded by the coding sequence ATGCCTAAAGGAGAAGGTAAATTACTCGCGCAAAATAAAAAAGCGCGTCACGACTATTTTATAGAAGAAACGTTTGAAGCAGGCATTGTGCTTCAGGGAACTGAAATCAAATCAATCCGCAGGGGCCGTGTGAACCTGAAGGATTCATTTGCGCGAATCAGTAATGGCGAAGTGTTTTTAAATAATGCACATATCAGTCCTTATGAGGAAGGTAACCGTTATAATCACGATCCGCTGCGTGAGAGAAAGCTGCTTTTGCATAAACAACAGATTAATAAGTTAATAGGCTTAACGAAACAGCAGGGCTATTCAATCGTTCCGCTGAAGCTGTATATTAAAGACGGCTATGCGAAAGTGCTGATTGGTCTTGGTAAAGGTAAAAAGAAATATGATAAGCGCGAGACGCTGAAGAAGAAGGATGCGAAGCGTGAAGTGGCACGTGCACTGAAAGAACGCCAGCGGTAA
- the secG gene encoding preprotein translocase subunit SecG, with the protein METLLTVLLVIVCISLIVVVLLQSGKSSGLSGAISGGAEQLFGKQKARGIDLVLNRITIVLSVLFFVLTISVAFVLK; encoded by the coding sequence ATGGAAACATTATTAACTGTCCTATTAGTCATTGTATGTATCTCGTTGATCGTCGTGGTTCTTCTGCAGTCAGGTAAAAGTTCTGGTCTTTCAGGCGCCATTTCAGGTGGAGCTGAGCAGCTTTTCGGCAAGCAGAAAGCACGTGGGATTGACCTTGTTTTAAACCGTATTACTATCGTTCTCTCGGTACTGTTTTTCGTTTTGACGATTTCAGTTGCCTTTGTGCTAAAATAA